In Candidatus Promineifilum breve, one genomic interval encodes:
- a CDS encoding ABC transporter substrate-binding protein, which produces MLNRKKLGLMMGLLAVVILALAACQPQSQVVEVTRVVTETVVGEGQPVEVTRIVTEVQEVVATPTAAAPVTGGPEDPTVWREVSFGEPDTLDPALGYETTGGNVIQNVMEPLVIYDHVSPTDFVPALALEVPTQDNGGISEDGLTYTFQIREGVTFHAGGTLEPHDVAYTFQRGLLQSDPNGPQWLLLEPLMGITSGDINESIDAEGLLAGDPAAVQAADPTQLAGICEAVKAAIVADDAAGTVTFNLAVPWGPFLATISQTWGMILDQEWAVEQGAWDGDCATWQNWYAPGAENSELTNIINGTGPYKLDHWTPGEEFVLAAYEGYWRTEETPKWEGGPFGPAALKTVIYSIVDEWGTRFSMMQAGDAEFAQVNPEHEIQMDPMVGEICDAQTGACEPNPENPEGLFRKYVNRPGVNRTDIFPTFIIADGSPYVGSGQLDGNGIPLDFFNDLNVRQALATCFNYGVYNDEVLLGQGVRNNGPIISGMLGYNPDGAMYDYDPAACAAHLEAAWDGALPETGFRFQIAFNTGNTTRQTIGEILQGEFAALNPLYQIETLGLPWPTFLAAQRASQLPVAVNGWQEDIHDPHNWVQPYLVGTYGARQNIPAELMDQYRELVNAGVLASDPAEREQIYFDLQALFHETLPQVILLQRDAPWYTQRWVNGYYYRVGMFGRDYYAMSLAAE; this is translated from the coding sequence ATGTTGAACAGGAAAAAGTTGGGCCTCATGATGGGCCTGTTGGCTGTCGTCATCCTGGCCCTGGCGGCCTGCCAGCCGCAATCCCAGGTCGTCGAGGTGACCCGTGTGGTCACCGAAACCGTGGTGGGCGAAGGGCAGCCGGTCGAGGTGACCCGCATCGTCACCGAAGTGCAGGAAGTCGTCGCCACGCCGACGGCCGCCGCCCCGGTCACCGGCGGCCCCGAAGACCCCACCGTCTGGCGCGAGGTCTCGTTCGGTGAGCCGGACACGCTCGACCCGGCCCTCGGCTATGAGACCACCGGCGGCAACGTCATCCAGAACGTCATGGAGCCGCTGGTCATCTACGATCACGTCAGCCCGACCGACTTTGTGCCGGCGCTGGCGCTGGAAGTGCCCACCCAGGACAACGGCGGCATCTCCGAGGACGGCCTGACCTACACCTTCCAGATTCGCGAAGGCGTCACCTTCCATGCCGGCGGCACGCTGGAACCCCACGACGTGGCCTACACCTTCCAGCGCGGCCTGCTGCAAAGCGATCCCAACGGCCCACAATGGCTGCTGTTGGAGCCCCTCATGGGCATCACCTCCGGCGACATCAATGAGAGCATCGACGCCGAAGGGCTGCTGGCCGGCGACCCGGCGGCGGTGCAGGCCGCCGACCCGACCCAACTGGCCGGCATCTGCGAGGCGGTCAAGGCGGCCATCGTGGCCGACGACGCCGCCGGCACCGTCACCTTCAATCTGGCCGTGCCCTGGGGGCCGTTCCTGGCGACCATCAGCCAGACCTGGGGCATGATCCTCGACCAGGAGTGGGCCGTGGAGCAGGGGGCCTGGGACGGCGACTGTGCCACCTGGCAGAACTGGTATGCCCCCGGCGCGGAGAATTCCGAACTGACCAACATCATCAACGGCACCGGCCCCTACAAGCTCGACCATTGGACGCCCGGCGAGGAATTCGTCCTGGCCGCCTACGAAGGGTATTGGCGCACCGAGGAGACGCCCAAGTGGGAGGGCGGCCCGTTTGGCCCGGCGGCGCTCAAGACGGTCATCTATTCCATCGTTGACGAGTGGGGCACGCGCTTCTCGATGATGCAGGCCGGCGATGCCGAATTTGCCCAGGTGAACCCGGAGCACGAGATTCAGATGGACCCGATGGTGGGCGAGATCTGCGACGCCCAGACCGGCGCCTGCGAGCCGAACCCGGAGAACCCCGAGGGCCTCTTCCGCAAGTACGTCAACCGGCCGGGCGTGAACCGCACCGACATCTTCCCGACGTTCATCATCGCCGATGGATCGCCCTACGTCGGCAGCGGCCAACTGGACGGCAACGGCATCCCGCTCGATTTCTTCAACGACCTCAACGTGCGCCAGGCGCTGGCGACCTGCTTCAACTACGGCGTCTACAATGATGAAGTGCTGCTGGGTCAGGGTGTGCGCAACAACGGCCCAATCATCAGCGGGATGTTGGGCTACAACCCCGATGGGGCGATGTACGACTACGATCCCGCGGCCTGCGCTGCCCATCTGGAAGCGGCCTGGGACGGCGCGCTGCCGGAGACCGGCTTCCGCTTCCAGATCGCCTTCAACACCGGCAACACCACCCGCCAGACCATCGGCGAAATCCTGCAAGGCGAGTTCGCGGCGCTCAACCCGCTGTACCAGATCGAGACGCTGGGCTTGCCCTGGCCGACGTTCCTGGCCGCCCAGCGCGCCTCGCAACTGCCGGTGGCCGTCAACGGCTGGCAGGAAGACATCCACGACCCGCACAACTGGGTGCAGCCCTATCTCGTCGGCACCTATGGCGCGCGCCAGAACATCCCGGCCGAGTTGATGGATCAATATCGTGAACTGGTCAACGCCGGCGTGCTGGCCTCCGACCCGGCCGAGCGCGAGCAGATCTACTTCGACCTGCAAGCGTTGTTCCATGAGACCCTGCCGCAGGTCATCCTGTTGCAGCGTGATGCGCCCTGGTATACCCAGCGCTGGGTCAACGGTTATTACTATCGCGTCGGCATGTTCGGCCGCGATTACTACGCTATGTCGTTAGCTGCGGAGTGA
- a CDS encoding ABC transporter ATP-binding protein encodes MAKLLEIDNLTTRFYTEDGVVHAVNGITFDLDEGESMAIVGESGSGKSVSMKSIMGIIPSPPGRIEDGRVMFNERDLLKLSNDEMRRVRGREMAMIFQDPMTSLNPVLTVGMQLTEALVMHLGMKQEQADERAAELLTLVGVGNPADRLKDYPHQFSGGQRQRIGIAMALSCNPSLLIADEPTTALDVTIQAQIVDLVLRLKQQLGMAIIWITHDLGVIAGMVDKIIVMYAGFIVENAPVRGLYKQTAHPYTVGLLESLPKVDARRKERLIPIKGLPPDLLRKPTRCPFAPRCPYNIERCWEENPPLIPVAPDHSSACWRAEEVFNGLRIHEQEQLDLEAVHALAAATPAVAEVLS; translated from the coding sequence ATGGCAAAACTACTAGAAATTGACAACCTGACGACCCGCTTTTATACGGAGGATGGCGTTGTCCACGCCGTCAACGGTATCACCTTCGACCTGGATGAGGGCGAATCGATGGCGATTGTCGGCGAGAGCGGCTCCGGCAAGTCCGTCTCCATGAAGTCGATCATGGGCATCATCCCTAGCCCGCCCGGGCGTATCGAAGACGGCCGGGTGATGTTCAACGAACGCGACCTGCTCAAGCTCTCCAACGACGAGATGCGCCGGGTGCGCGGCCGGGAAATGGCGATGATTTTCCAGGACCCGATGACCTCGCTCAACCCCGTGCTGACCGTTGGGATGCAGCTGACCGAGGCGCTGGTGATGCACCTGGGTATGAAGCAAGAGCAAGCCGACGAGCGCGCCGCCGAACTACTGACCCTGGTGGGCGTGGGCAATCCCGCCGACCGGCTGAAGGATTACCCCCATCAATTCTCCGGCGGCCAGCGGCAGCGCATCGGCATCGCCATGGCCCTCTCCTGTAACCCCTCGCTCCTCATCGCCGACGAACCCACCACCGCCCTCGACGTGACCATCCAGGCCCAGATCGTCGACCTGGTGCTGCGCCTGAAGCAGCAGTTGGGTATGGCCATCATCTGGATCACCCACGACCTGGGCGTCATCGCCGGCATGGTGGACAAGATCATCGTCATGTACGCCGGCTTCATCGTCGAGAACGCGCCCGTGCGCGGCCTCTATAAGCAGACCGCCCACCCCTATACCGTCGGCCTGCTCGAGTCGCTGCCCAAGGTCGACGCCCGGCGCAAGGAGCGACTTATTCCGATCAAGGGGCTGCCGCCGGACCTCCTGCGCAAACCCACCCGCTGCCCGTTCGCGCCGCGCTGTCCCTATAATATCGAGCGCTGCTGGGAGGAAAACCCGCCGCTCATCCCCGTGGCGCCCGACCACTCCTCGGCCTGCTGGCGAGCCGAAGAGGTCTTCAACGGCCTGCGCATCCACGAGCAAGAGCAACTCGATCTGGAAGCCGTCCACGCGCTGGCCGCGGCCACGCCGGCAGTGGCGGAGGTGCTATCGTGA
- a CDS encoding ABC transporter ATP-binding protein: protein MAAATDPNIGRPVLVQVRDLKKYFPIRRGVFRRTVGHIRAVDGVSFDIYKGETLGLVGESGCGKSTAGRTILQLEEPTEGVVKFADRDLTEMGKNDIRRARRHMQMIFQDPYASLNPRMTVGNIISEPLTIHGIGDSAGRRERVQELLRVVGLNPYFVNRYPHEFSGGQRQRIGVARALATNPSFIVADEPISALDVSIQAQVVNMLDDLKQELGLTYLFIAHDLSMVRYISDRVAVMYLGRIVELSDRNEVYDHPLHPYTQALLSAIPVPDPDKETRRQRVILEGDVPSPANPPSGCRFHPRCAYATDVCNQVDPEFRNLGTAAVPHMVACHHAEKFL from the coding sequence ATGGCCGCCGCCACCGATCCGAATATCGGCCGTCCCGTCCTGGTTCAGGTCCGCGACCTCAAGAAGTATTTCCCCATTCGCCGCGGCGTCTTTCGCCGCACGGTGGGCCACATTCGCGCCGTCGACGGCGTCAGCTTCGACATCTACAAGGGCGAGACGCTGGGCCTGGTGGGCGAGAGCGGCTGCGGCAAATCGACCGCCGGCCGCACCATCCTGCAACTGGAAGAGCCGACCGAAGGCGTGGTCAAGTTCGCCGACCGCGATCTGACCGAGATGGGCAAAAACGACATCCGCCGCGCCCGCCGCCACATGCAGATGATCTTCCAGGACCCCTACGCCTCGCTCAACCCGCGCATGACCGTGGGCAACATCATCAGCGAGCCGCTGACCATCCACGGCATCGGCGACAGCGCCGGCCGCCGCGAGCGCGTCCAGGAGCTATTGCGCGTCGTCGGTCTCAACCCGTATTTCGTCAACCGCTACCCGCACGAATTCTCCGGCGGCCAGCGGCAACGCATCGGCGTGGCCCGCGCGCTGGCCACCAACCCGTCGTTCATCGTGGCCGACGAGCCTATCTCGGCCCTCGACGTGTCCATTCAGGCCCAGGTCGTCAACATGCTCGACGACCTGAAGCAGGAATTGGGCCTGACCTATCTGTTCATTGCCCACGACCTGTCGATGGTGCGCTACATCAGCGACCGGGTCGCGGTAATGTATCTCGGCCGCATTGTCGAGCTGAGCGACCGCAACGAGGTCTATGACCATCCGTTGCACCCCTACACCCAGGCGCTGCTGTCGGCCATTCCCGTGCCCGATCCGGACAAGGAAACGCGGCGGCAGCGGGTTATCCTGGAAGGCGACGTGCCCAGCCCGGCCAACCCGCCCAGCGGCTGTCGCTTCCACCCGCGCTGCGCCTATGCCACCGACGTGTGCAACCAGGTCGATCCCGAGTTTCGCAATCTGGGGACGGCCGCCGTGCCCCATATGGTGGCCTGTCATCACGCGGAGAAATTCCTGTAA
- a CDS encoding ABC transporter substrate-binding protein, whose translation MLTKNRIGLLLAALLVAALALVACQPTTQVVEVTRVVTETVTEEGQEVVVTSVVTEVEEVVVTATPEPVAEAVFGAADPETLVVMTTGDMDTVDPALNYETAGGQTVSMVYETLIWYNGKDGTTFTPVLATEVPSLDNGGISEDGLTYTFNIREGVVFHQGQTLEPSDVAYSWARGILQSDPNGPQWLMIEPIMGIAEGDITYALDAEGTLAGDPAAVAAHDPAALAALCEEVKSHLVADDAAGTFTVTLSQPWGPFLATITQGWGSVLDSGWAAEQGDWDGDCATWQNFYAPGAENSKLTAVMNGTNGYMLDHWTPGEEYVLTAFDGWWRTADMPQWEGGPAGPPAARTVIIQLVNEWGTRFAALQAGDAAWVAVPSENEPQVDPLVGELCDWETGECVATDNPDGPLRKFADLPTVSRTYDAFLTFQVDPASQYIGSGQLDGNGIPPDFFNDVNVRKAMATCFDYELFNEEALLGKGVRNNGPIIKGMLGYPEDGPMWEYDPEACAGYLAEAWDGALPETGFRFQAAFNTGSTTRQIAAEIWQAELQAINELYLVEVIGLPWPTFLRSRSAHQLPFSVGGWIEDIHDPHNWTQPYTVGTFAARQVLPDDLRAQFQDLVTRGVLAPTPEERAEIYAELQLLWHETVPTVVTFQEEGTRYEQRWVNGWYYRIGQFGTDYRTISLTGQ comes from the coding sequence ATGCTTACAAAGAATCGCATCGGCCTATTACTGGCCGCCCTGCTGGTTGCGGCGCTCGCTCTGGTCGCCTGCCAGCCGACAACGCAAGTCGTCGAAGTGACGCGCGTCGTCACCGAGACCGTCACCGAGGAAGGCCAGGAAGTGGTCGTCACTTCGGTCGTCACCGAGGTTGAGGAAGTCGTGGTCACGGCCACGCCGGAACCGGTCGCGGAAGCCGTCTTCGGCGCCGCCGACCCGGAGACCCTGGTCGTTATGACCACCGGCGACATGGACACCGTCGACCCGGCCCTCAACTACGAGACCGCCGGCGGCCAGACCGTCAGCATGGTCTATGAGACCCTGATCTGGTACAACGGCAAGGACGGCACGACGTTCACCCCCGTGCTGGCCACCGAAGTCCCGTCGCTTGATAACGGCGGCATCTCCGAGGACGGCCTGACCTACACCTTCAACATTCGTGAAGGCGTCGTCTTCCACCAGGGCCAGACCCTGGAGCCGAGCGACGTGGCCTATAGCTGGGCGCGCGGCATTCTGCAGAGCGACCCGAACGGCCCGCAGTGGCTGATGATCGAGCCGATCATGGGCATCGCCGAAGGCGACATCACCTACGCCCTGGATGCCGAAGGGACGCTGGCCGGTGATCCGGCCGCGGTGGCGGCCCATGACCCGGCGGCGTTGGCCGCGCTGTGCGAGGAAGTGAAGAGCCATCTCGTCGCCGACGACGCGGCCGGCACCTTCACCGTCACCCTGTCGCAGCCGTGGGGCCCGTTCCTGGCGACCATCACCCAGGGTTGGGGTAGCGTGCTCGACTCCGGTTGGGCCGCCGAACAAGGCGACTGGGACGGCGATTGCGCCACCTGGCAGAACTTCTACGCGCCCGGCGCGGAGAACAGCAAGCTGACGGCCGTCATGAACGGCACCAACGGCTACATGCTCGACCACTGGACGCCCGGCGAAGAGTACGTCCTGACGGCCTTCGATGGCTGGTGGCGTACCGCCGACATGCCGCAGTGGGAAGGCGGCCCGGCCGGCCCGCCCGCGGCCCGCACGGTCATCATCCAACTGGTCAACGAGTGGGGCACCCGCTTCGCCGCGCTGCAGGCCGGCGACGCCGCCTGGGTGGCTGTTCCGAGCGAAAACGAGCCGCAGGTCGACCCGCTGGTCGGCGAGCTCTGCGACTGGGAGACCGGCGAATGCGTCGCGACCGACAACCCGGACGGACCGCTGCGCAAATTCGCCGACCTGCCCACGGTCAGCCGTACCTATGACGCCTTCCTGACCTTCCAGGTCGATCCCGCGTCGCAGTACATCGGCAGCGGCCAGTTGGACGGCAACGGCATCCCGCCGGACTTCTTCAACGACGTCAACGTCCGCAAGGCCATGGCCACTTGCTTCGACTACGAGCTCTTCAACGAGGAAGCGCTGTTGGGCAAGGGCGTCCGCAACAACGGCCCCATCATCAAGGGTATGCTCGGCTATCCCGAGGACGGCCCGATGTGGGAGTATGACCCCGAGGCTTGCGCCGGCTATCTGGCCGAGGCTTGGGACGGCGCGCTGCCGGAGACCGGCTTCCGCTTCCAGGCGGCCTTCAATACCGGCTCCACCACCCGCCAGATCGCGGCTGAGATCTGGCAGGCCGAACTGCAGGCGATCAACGAGTTGTATCTGGTGGAAGTCATCGGCCTGCCGTGGCCGACCTTCCTGCGCTCCCGTAGCGCCCACCAGTTGCCCTTCTCCGTTGGTGGCTGGATCGAGGACATCCACGACCCGCACAACTGGACGCAGCCCTACACCGTCGGCACCTTCGCCGCCCGGCAGGTGCTGCCCGACGATCTGCGGGCCCAGTTCCAGGACCTGGTGACGCGCGGTGTGTTGGCCCCGACGCCCGAAGAGCGCGCGGAGATCTACGCCGAATTGCAGTTACTCTGGCACGAGACCGTGCCGACCGTCGTCACCTTCCAGGAAGAAGGCACGCGCTATGAGCAGCGTTGGGTGAACGGCTGGTACTATCGTATCGGTCAGTTCGGCACCGACTATCGCACCATCTCGCTGACCGGCCAATAA
- a CDS encoding ABC transporter permease, which yields MTAYIIRRLLILPIILIGVTILIFAMLNVLGPVERSALYIKDIPKTEQQLAGVIQRYGLDDPFFVQYARWIIGHEDPETGQRVGGLLRGDLGYSRTGREPVVEALIRRLPATVELALWAMIPVIGFGIWLGAKAALNHNKPFDQFARVLAILGWSFPTFVFALLMLLVFYARLDWFQPGQLSTEFSQEVIKPGFTQYTHLMTVDSLLNLRFDIFLDSLRHLIMPVTTLMVVEVALLLKITRSSMLEEMRQDYVTTARAKGLPEKMVVNRHIRRNALIPVITVSGLTLAGLMGGVVITETVFDYPGIGSWAAAAAVSLDVLSMLGYALFTAVLLVIANLIVDVLYAVLDPRVRLS from the coding sequence ATGACAGCCTATATTATTCGTCGACTCCTGATTTTGCCGATCATCCTGATCGGCGTCACCATCCTGATTTTCGCCATGCTCAACGTTCTGGGGCCGGTCGAGCGGTCGGCGCTCTACATCAAAGACATCCCCAAAACGGAGCAGCAATTGGCGGGCGTCATCCAGCGCTATGGGCTGGATGACCCGTTTTTTGTCCAGTATGCCCGCTGGATCATAGGCCACGAAGACCCGGAGACGGGGCAGCGGGTCGGCGGTTTGCTGCGCGGCGATCTGGGCTATTCGCGCACCGGCCGCGAGCCGGTGGTCGAAGCCCTCATCCGGCGGTTGCCGGCCACCGTCGAGCTGGCGCTCTGGGCCATGATCCCGGTCATCGGCTTCGGCATCTGGCTGGGGGCCAAGGCGGCGCTCAATCACAACAAGCCGTTCGACCAGTTTGCCCGGGTGCTGGCCATCCTGGGCTGGTCGTTCCCCACCTTCGTCTTCGCCCTGCTGATGCTGCTCGTCTTCTACGCCCGGCTGGACTGGTTCCAGCCCGGCCAGTTATCGACCGAGTTCTCGCAGGAAGTCATCAAGCCCGGCTTCACGCAGTACACGCACCTGATGACGGTTGACTCGCTGCTCAATCTGCGCTTCGACATCTTCCTGGACTCGCTGCGCCACCTGATTATGCCGGTGACGACGCTGATGGTGGTCGAGGTGGCCCTGCTGCTGAAAATCACCCGTTCATCGATGCTGGAAGAGATGCGCCAGGATTACGTGACCACGGCTCGCGCCAAGGGGCTGCCGGAGAAGATGGTCGTGAACCGCCATATCCGGCGCAACGCCCTGATCCCGGTCATCACCGTCTCCGGCCTGACACTGGCCGGTCTAATGGGCGGGGTGGTCATCACCGAGACGGTCTTCGACTATCCGGGGATCGGCTCGTGGGCCGCGGCGGCGGCGGTCAGCCTCGACGTCTTGTCGATGCTCGGCTATGCCCTCTTCACCGCCGTGCTGCTGGTGATCGCCAATCTGATCGTCGATGTGCTGTATGCTGTCCTCGACCCCCGGGTGCGGCTTAGCTAA
- a CDS encoding ABC transporter permease encodes MTAASEPVALRPGPSDAGELREMTRLEKAVGPEWARLLRGIATNPLSVIGIILIVLFALMAIFAPLLAPPPNKNWNPMQIPRAGFRAEPEPPMTVWTKNAPMTVPWWYRNIWPRQEEWVHLMGTTSGQYDIWYGVVWGARTAFFASFVVTIANTLIGVIVGAFAGFYGGWVDEILMRIVEIVSAFPFITGALILASLLTPLFGRSVWPATVALILFGWTGYARQLRGDILATKERDYVLAARASGAKDSHLMLQHVIPNAMFPTMVRISLNMGAVVLSFAALSFLGIGLPEGYADWGQIVSFARSWILTLDQFWYIIIFPGLALLLYGLAWNLIGDALRDILDPKLRGKKA; translated from the coding sequence ATGACGGCAGCGAGTGAACCTGTAGCCCTGCGCCCCGGCCCCAGCGATGCCGGGGAATTGCGTGAAATGACCCGCCTGGAGAAAGCCGTCGGCCCGGAATGGGCGCGGCTGCTGAGGGGCATTGCCACCAATCCGCTCTCCGTGATTGGGATTATCCTGATCGTCCTGTTTGCCCTGATGGCTATCTTCGCGCCATTATTGGCCCCGCCACCCAACAAGAACTGGAATCCCATGCAAATCCCGCGCGCCGGCTTCCGGGCCGAACCGGAGCCGCCGATGACCGTCTGGACCAAGAACGCGCCGATGACCGTGCCGTGGTGGTATCGCAACATCTGGCCGCGGCAGGAAGAGTGGGTGCATCTGATGGGTACAACCAGCGGCCAGTATGACATTTGGTACGGCGTTGTCTGGGGGGCGCGCACGGCTTTCTTTGCCAGCTTCGTGGTGACCATCGCCAACACGCTCATCGGCGTCATTGTCGGCGCGTTTGCCGGCTTCTATGGCGGTTGGGTCGATGAGATATTAATGCGCATCGTGGAGATCGTCTCCGCCTTTCCCTTCATCACCGGGGCGCTCATCCTGGCCTCGTTGCTGACGCCCCTTTTCGGCCGAAGTGTCTGGCCCGCAACCGTCGCCCTGATCCTATTCGGCTGGACAGGGTACGCCCGGCAGTTGCGCGGCGACATCCTGGCGACGAAGGAACGGGATTACGTGCTGGCCGCCCGCGCCAGCGGGGCCAAGGACTCCCACCTGATGTTGCAGCACGTCATCCCCAACGCCATGTTCCCGACGATGGTGCGCATCTCGCTCAACATGGGCGCGGTGGTGTTGTCCTTTGCCGCCCTCAGCTTCCTGGGCATCGGCCTGCCCGAAGGCTACGCCGACTGGGGCCAGATCGTCAGCTTCGCCCGCTCCTGGATCCTGACCCTCGACCAGTTCTGGTACATCATCATCTTCCCCGGCTTGGCGCTGCTGCTCTACGGCTTGGCCTGGAATTTGATCGGCGACGCCCTGCGCGACATTCTCGACCCGAAATTGCGCGGCAAGAAGGCTTAA
- a CDS encoding c-type cytochrome — translation MLRRNKASGAACLLVAVLWLLSASATLAQVEHGGPATAPPAFTPAPVVTPTPDRLAAPPTVPSPNQADEGAQLYWLHCQPCHGDRGQGLTDEWRAQYPPEDQNCWESGCHGQRPYDQGFILPTAVPAVIGDTVLQKFQTMDEVYRYVSVAMPYFFPGDLTQAEYLAIVAHLARENGLWDGQTLTTDTMLNYPLPGAEGAVATAQPTPTTAAPAAPAAQPAIDAGRIGLIALVALIAVGGIFLWRNRVR, via the coding sequence ATGTTGCGACGTAATAAAGCCAGCGGCGCGGCCTGCCTACTGGTCGCCGTCCTCTGGCTCCTCTCAGCCTCGGCCACTCTGGCCCAGGTTGAACACGGTGGCCCGGCGACCGCGCCCCCGGCGTTCACCCCGGCCCCGGTCGTGACGCCCACGCCCGACCGGCTGGCCGCGCCGCCCACCGTCCCCTCGCCCAACCAGGCCGACGAGGGGGCGCAACTCTATTGGCTCCATTGCCAGCCCTGCCACGGCGACCGCGGCCAGGGCCTGACCGACGAATGGCGCGCCCAATATCCGCCCGAGGATCAGAACTGCTGGGAGAGCGGCTGCCACGGCCAACGCCCCTATGATCAGGGGTTCATTCTGCCCACGGCCGTGCCGGCAGTCATCGGCGACACAGTGCTGCAAAAGTTCCAGACAATGGATGAGGTCTACCGTTACGTCAGCGTCGCCATGCCCTACTTTTTCCCCGGCGATTTGACGCAGGCGGAGTATTTGGCTATTGTGGCCCACCTGGCCCGCGAGAACGGCTTGTGGGACGGCCAAACTCTGACGACCGACACGATGCTCAATTACCCGCTGCCCGGAGCGGAGGGCGCGGTCGCCACGGCCCAGCCCACGCCCACCACGGCCGCGCCCGCCGCGCCGGCCGCGCAACCCGCCATTGACGCGGGCCGGATTGGTCTCATCGCCCTCGTGGCCCTTATCGCGGTTGGAGGTATCTTTCTATGGCGCAATCGGGTTCGCTAG
- a CDS encoding ABC transporter permease, with protein MFLKQIALRLLMIPLTLLIVTAALYGIIMLAPAEERASLYLPPRLPLLSAEEMQNVMDRLIAEHGLNDPYPVQYARWLGDLLRGDWGWSPTFNEDVLVLLKRRLPVTAELTFYSVLTLIPVALAMGVMAGWRARRPFDRGFRLAAFVATSVPPFILGLFLLSIFYVGLNWFPPGRTGIYSLTLSNSDFRTITGFLTFDGLLNGRPDVVIDALRRLVLPVFTLSLLYWATIARVTRVAMIEEKNKAYMEAARARGLRERQLEWRHAFRNAALPAFSAIVLSAAGLVTGVYVIEVVFNFKGLSELITKGFFVAPDAPLVLGFAIFSVLLVLPIMLVFDLLRTVLDPRLRDEGVDL; from the coding sequence ATGTTCCTGAAACAGATCGCCCTCCGCCTGTTGATGATTCCGCTGACGCTGCTGATCGTCACCGCCGCGCTCTATGGCATCATCATGCTGGCCCCGGCCGAGGAGCGGGCGTCGCTCTATCTGCCGCCGCGCCTGCCGCTGCTGTCGGCCGAGGAGATGCAGAACGTCATGGACCGGCTGATCGCCGAGCACGGGCTGAACGACCCCTACCCGGTGCAGTACGCCCGCTGGCTGGGCGATCTGCTGCGCGGCGATTGGGGCTGGAGTCCGACGTTCAATGAGGACGTGCTGGTGTTGCTGAAGCGTCGCCTGCCGGTGACAGCCGAACTGACCTTCTACTCCGTGCTCACGCTCATCCCGGTGGCTCTGGCGATGGGCGTGATGGCCGGCTGGCGCGCCCGGCGGCCGTTTGACCGGGGCTTCCGGCTGGCCGCTTTCGTCGCCACGTCCGTGCCGCCGTTCATTCTCGGCCTGTTCTTGCTGTCGATCTTCTACGTGGGCCTCAACTGGTTTCCGCCCGGCCGCACCGGCATCTATAGCCTGACGCTCAGCAACAGTGACTTCCGCACCATCACCGGCTTTCTGACGTTCGACGGCTTGCTGAACGGCCGGCCGGACGTGGTCATCGACGCGCTGCGGCGGCTGGTCTTGCCCGTCTTCACCCTCAGCCTGCTCTATTGGGCCACGATCGCCCGGGTGACGCGGGTGGCGATGATCGAGGAGAAGAACAAAGCCTACATGGAAGCGGCGCGCGCCAGGGGGCTGCGGGAGCGCCAACTGGAGTGGCGCCACGCCTTTCGCAACGCGGCGCTGCCGGCTTTCTCGGCCATCGTGCTGTCGGCCGCCGGGTTGGTGACCGGCGTCTACGTCATCGAAGTCGTCTTCAATTTCAAGGGCCTCTCCGAACTCATCACCAAGGGCTTCTTCGTGGCCCCCGACGCGCCCCTGGTGCTGGGCTTTGCCATCTTCAGCGTGTTGCTGGTGTTACCGATCATGCTGGTGTTTGACCTGCTGCGCACCGTGCTCGACCCCCGGCTGCGCGACGAAGGAGTCGATCTCTGA